Genomic segment of Paenibacillus sp. FSL R5-0912:
CGCTATCCGCCATGCCTTTTACGCCCCATTGGGACATGCCCAGGCCGTGCCCGTTGCCCCAGCCGATGAAATAGAATCCTGGACTGCTGGTGACCACTCTGGAAGATTGATCAGCACCCATGACTACGGTTCCGCTGCCATTTGCAGTTACTTTGCCGGTTGCAGAGAGCACTCCGGCGCTTGCCACACTGCCTATAGTGGCTGTAGTGCCGTCAGCGCCTAGTACAGTATAACTGCCTGCCGGGACAATATCAAACAAAGTACTGGGCAATCCGCCAAAGGAAGAACGGAACAGATCCGGGTATTTCACCTGCAGAATTTGGCCGTTAGCCTTGACTTCCACCGCTCTCCCCGAAGGGCCGCGCTTAGTCACCTGGAGACTGGTTATGGAAGACGGAAGAGCGTTGCTTGTTTTGCCGGACAGGCTTTTGAGCAGCTCTGCCGAGGTATACGGCCCTTTGATCCAGCTGTAGCTGCCGGATTCGTAGACCTGGCCCAGCACTACTGCGGTATCGCCGGGATTCAGCTTGCCTGCCGGATTGGCACTGTTATCAATAATAGGCAAAGGCCGGATATTCACATCCTTGGTGGTTGCCGTAGCCAGCGGAAGTCCGGCTGCCGTTGTGTTCCCGGTTAATTTGATATTGTCTTCACGGGCATATCCGGAAATACCGCTGTTCAGCAGCACATAATACCACTTTTTAGATGAAGCAACTGCCGCAGCATCCTCGCTGCTGACTACACTGACGAAGGTATCGCCGCCGTTGTTCCACACCTCAGACGGGTCTGCGGTAACGCCGCCGCCGTTGGAGGAGAACACGGCTTCTACTATTTTGCCGCCGCTCATCAGCACTTCGCCTGCGGTAGCATCCACTGCCTTGGTAATGACTGGAGCCTCAGCGCCTATGCCGTTATACACCTGGCTCAGCGTGGTATCGACAACATTGGCTACATCGAAGCGGTTGCCCTGGGCCAGCGCATAGCTGCGCGCCGCAACGGCCTGGGCTTTGAGCGCCTCTTGCGGCCAGCCGGATGAAACTTCTCCGCCGACAACCGCATACAGATATTGCTCCAGCGGCACTACGTTGATTACAGACAATGAACCGTTCAGATTGCCCAGCTCCAGATTGCCGCGGTAAGTACGCTTGGATCTCTCCGTAAGCAGAATCCCCTTCTCATTGCCGGCGGCTGTGAACTTCGCGTCGCTTCCGGATAACAGATAATGAAAGGCCTGCACTTCACTGCTGAAATCAAGTCCTGCGTCCATCCGGATA
This window contains:
- a CDS encoding SpoIID/LytB domain-containing protein, with product MNLARWKETGLGLLGRGVLAASLVAGSLLTFAGTTHADTGGAIRVALYADIGSKYKSTVPLVTLQSDLGFSLLSQAGTPLLSVPPQNKVRVSLDGYRVKVLETPTWQVAADAAKKLQATSDKPQLFMASRGGAKVYQLYTGSYASVAAAQSGLTSVMKAGVSLPEGQTPAVAGTKHLSAGSYATLEEAQAVVGSLTAAGFDAWPVFVSGEGGSARTEVWVGEAANDSDLATVSAAAAGLLPQLVLSPVAAGTAGLIIRMDAGLDFSSEVQAFHYLLSGSDAKFTAAGNEKGILLTERSKRTYRGNLELGNLNGSLSVINVVPLEQYLYAVVGGEVSSGWPQEALKAQAVAARSYALAQGNRFDVANVVDTTLSQVYNGIGAEAPVITKAVDATAGEVLMSGGKIVEAVFSSNGGGVTADPSEVWNNGGDTFVSVVSSEDAAAVASSKKWYYVLLNSGISGYAREDNIKLTGNTTAAGLPLATATTKDVNIRPLPIIDNSANPAGKLNPGDTAVVLGQVYESGSYSWIKGPYTSAELLKSLSGKTSNALPSSITSLQVTKRGPSGRAVEVKANGQILQVKYPDLFRSSFGGLPSTLFDIVPAGSYTVLGADGTTATIGSVASAGVLSATGKVTANGSGTVVMGADQSSRVVTSSPGFYFIGWGNGHGLGMSQWGVKGMADSGYDYRQILQHYFNNVTIVKE